The following nucleotide sequence is from Leopardus geoffroyi isolate Oge1 chromosome D4, O.geoffroyi_Oge1_pat1.0, whole genome shotgun sequence.
CCAAGCCCTCTGGCTTGGCCACAGAGAGCAGACTAAGAGCTGGGGGCCATACATCCCTGTGCTCAGTATTAATTACTCCCCGTTAACTGTCCCAGTGACCTCATCCAGACCTCCACCccggaaaggagggaagggatgcAGCACTGGGCTGCCAGGATTTCCCCTGCCATCTGGGCTGGCCCTTCCATAGGTACAGATAAACATGTCCCTATGGAGGGAGGTGACCAGAGGCCCATTTGCAGGGTTCCCTAGGCCAGGTGATGAGGAGGATGGGTGACAGTATTGGGGCCAGCTCCCTAAGCCCCCAAATGTAAATAGGCTGTGGCCAGTGCCTGGTGgtcagaagagggaggaggagcccagacttctgtttatgtatttatttatttatttattacaccTATTAATAAAAAAGGTGCTCGGCCTCCAAACCATTTTTCTttgtgcctccccccaccctgcggTCCACCTCTCTTCCTTGCAAAAGGATGGCTGGgataggaagaaagggaagacagaACCTGAAGTCCAGGCACCTATACCAGGAGCTGCTTCTGGAGGGTGCTGAGGCCCAGTGCATCATGGGTGAGATGCCCATACGTGCGACCGAACTGGAACTTATACCCTATATGGACAAGACAGTCTGTCACTTGTAGCTGGTAGCATGGAAAAGCCATTTATTTCTCAGCCAGTGCCTAAGCCCTCCAAAATCTTGTCCCAACTTCCACTGTGGGCTACCTCCGTTTCCTTTTCTGCGCAGTGGTAAGCTGAACCACGTGATCCAAGCCCCCCCTCCATATCTATTAGTTCCAACCCCCCAAACCACCTCCACCCGTGCCACACACGTACAAATACTCTGGTCCCCGAAGCTTCCCTCTGGGGCTATCCTCACCTGGAACATAGCCCCCATAGTTAGGTAACAGGCCCAGGTTCTGAGGGTAGGTCCTAGAAAGTGGGGGGAGATGTCTGGGATCCTTCTGGGATCTGCCCCTTGAATACATCTGTCCAAATTCCTGCAGTGCCCGGTTGGTGAGCACAGGAAAGCTGGAGCCAAAGAGGAAGCGGGCCCGGGGCACATAACCAGTGAAGCCTAGGGGGATTGGGATACTGAGTCAGGACCTCCTGGGAGCCTCCCCATGCTTTTGATCATTACCCACTTCCTCTCACCTGGCATGAAGAACTTGCGAGGATCTTTGTCATCCATGGAATAGGGGGAAGCCTTGTGAGGGGAAGTTGATAGAGAAAAAATAAGGGCATCAAATTCAGCTCCTGTGCTCTACCAGAAGCTCCCTGGGAGCTAGAGCTGGCAGTCAGGCCCATACTCCCTGTACCCAGAGTCATGCTACTCATGGCCACCCCTAGGCCTGGTCACACTACCAACTCCCCCTGCACTCTCTCCAGCCTTGTTGGTCTCACTTGTTCTGCCTCTTGCCCCGGCTCcagctccttctctgcctccagctctgaCTCTGGCTTTGGTTCTTGGTCTTTCCCCACGTCTTTTTCTCCCTTGGCTTCCTTCGGCAGTTCTTGACTCCTTTGTCCCCCAGACCACTGAGTGAAGTCATTCAGAGCCTCAGCCCAGACCTGGCTACAGTTCTTGGCAAAGAGGAACTGTGCCTGGGGTACAAAacctgggtgggagggggcaagGAGGATTTCGATTAGTGTTTGGGGCACATGTTCTGGGACAGGGACACCTATTCAGACCACACATACATACCTGTGTACCCTGGGATCATGCTGGAACTGAGCCTTTCATGTCCACGCCTGACAGGCGGTCTTCCTCTGGGAACCTCAGGAGATGGTGGGGGCCGGATGGGAGGCAGAAGTGTGCGATGGgcaggaggccaggccaggccaggaacTCCTCGAAGTAGCTGACCAGTCATCTGCCCATAGGTCTGGCCCATGCTGAACCGAAGTAGTGGGCAGTGTCCGGTGTACCTGTAGcacaggaccccccccccccgactcacCTCCAGTCTCCCTCTGCTCCATCACCCccagagatagacacagagaccTCTgaagccctgattttttttttctggattcagCTGTGTGCCTATTTGGAGCAGGCATTTCTCAGTTCTCTAGGTTTTCAACCCTTCCCCTCTGCTGTTACCCTGTTACCATAGAGAAGACAACAGAGTTTTGTGGCAGGCCCAGCTACCACTATtgccttgcttttccttttccatcaAACACCATAAATAtcccagccctgggcctcccAAATACCAGTATGTCTGCTTGACCTCCAAGATCTAAGTGGCACAATTCCCATATCCCTATATGCCTATTTCCAGAAACAAGCAGAAGTCTTACCCTGGGATATAATGAGGGTTCTGGGGGTTCAGCCCTGGTATGAAGGTGCTGGCCATAGCCATGGGGATCCAGGCagttccttttgtttcccttggagCCCAAACTCTGGGCTTTGTGTACTGTGTCCAGGGCTGTGGGGTGGAGCCAGAGGCAGGAGGCAGtgccaggggaggagagaggaggaggcattAGTTTGATAACTGCCAGGGCAAAGGCCAGTGAAACAGGAGAGCAGGGACTCACTGGTTTGTCTACTCCAGAACAAATGCAGTCGGCCAAGTGGGGCAGGGAAAAGTCTGAGTAGGGCCTCCCCATTCCAGGAAGGCCtaaggtgggaagggagagaacaaAAACTGTTAGGTCCACTCAGCTCTATCATAAAAGAAGACCCTTCCTTCTTAAGCCTCCTGCCTGAAGACATGTGGGTGCTACTCTTTGTGAGTCTTGGTTGGAGGTGATAGAGTTCCTGGGAAAAGAGGTCTCTGAGGGAAGCCCAGAGGGGAGGtcacagggagaaaaaggaacctagGGACCTCAAAGCAGTGACATtgtttattttcagtaatttaatCTGATGAATTATTTATTGATTACCCACCATAATCTGGATCATCATTCAACAAATTATGCCATGCTTTCCTACACACATTCTGTAGTCAGAAGAGCTAAACTCCacatgactttgggcaagtcatttagtGTCTCTGAACCCCACCATTATTTACAAAATGCAGATACTAGGACTCACCCTGCTACTGTTGTGAGgctaaaattaatatatacaaatgtgtttTGTAATAGTAAAGACCATGAAGTCAGAAGAGGGGAAGGGTAGGAGAAAGAGCATGGGCATGAGGTCACGCAGTCATGCGCTCCTAATAGCTTGTGGCCTTGAGCCAACCTTACCTTTTGTGAGCAGGCAACTTAACTTCTGAACCTGAATTCCCTAAACTCTAACATGAAAGTTAAAATAACCCAACCTATCAGGATGCTGTTAAGGATAAAGTCAGTGTGGGAAAGAATTTACCCCAGGCACCTGGCACACAGCTactaaaacttaattttcttccctATTGTCTAATACTTTCTCAAAGCTTCTAACACATATGGGAGATCTGTGACTGGTTAGTAAATTCAGTGGATATTGGTTTTCCTAATGTGGGAGGTCACGGAAAGGAGATACGACAGTAATGTTGGGTTTTTAAGACTAGGGTTTTAAGAACAAATTAGAAtttgttaagaaaacaattcagggggcacctggctggctcagtcagtagagcatgcaactcttagtctcagggttatgagttcaagccccacactggctgcagagcatatttaaaaaaaaaaaaaaaaaaaaaaaaaggaaggggtgcctgggtggctcagttggttaagtgtccatccgactcttaactttggctcgggtcatgatctcattgtttgtgggtttaagccctgtgtcaggctctgcactgacacagcaaggagcctgcttgagattctctctctcccctctctgtcaaaataaatacaaactataaaaaagtaggggaggcacctgagtggctcaattctttaagcgtccagctcttgatttcaactcaggtcatgatctcacggttcatgggatcgaacagcgcagagcctgctcacattttctctcttccctcccctgctcactctctctctctcaaaataaataaacatttaatttttttttttaattttaaaaaaaggaggggaaaacaaTTCGGATTCTAAGAGGAGTACAGACCAGAAAGAAGAGAtctcaggggtgcccgggtggctcatttggttaagcgtctgactttggctcaggtcatgatctcagagctcatgagtttgagccttgtgtcaggctctgtgctgacagctcagagcctggaacctgcttcagatctgtgtctccctctctctctctgcccctcccccacttgtgctctgtctctctctatctctctctcccaaaaataaataaacattaaaaagtttttatttaaaaaaataaaaataaattaaaaaatttttttaaataaaggagatCTCAGAAGGGAGCATGACTGGAACTCAGCTCTGGGGCTGTCAGGGCCAGGTCAGTACACCTTTCCAGGAGGCAGagcctctgctcttccccctacCCAACTGACAGTGCCCAGGCTGACCAAACACATGTCACTGACCTGGGGATTACACAAGAACACTGGGCCCCAAGGAATACATTTCACGTTCCTTGCTGTTCTGCCAAAGACAACCTTGAAATGTGTCCTTTAGAGCTAGAGTTGTAGGGGACTTGACTCACTATTAAGGAAATATGCTAGATGGGGATGGGAACTGAGGGGAGAGCCCAGAAAAGTAACAGTGTGTCAAGGTTAACAACCTGGACTTGGGGATTCCATAACAGAATCCAACCCGACTATTGGTTGCACACTGCATACCTGTTCCCTACTCCCATCTCCTTCTTCCTAACAGAACCTTAATTCTGTTCTGTGGAGCAGCCAGAAACTTCAGGGAAGCTTGGAGCCAGCCCTGGGAATGAGTCTTAATTAGTCTAAGCCCATAATAGTGATCCTGTCCCCTTGCCGGCAGTTAGTTAGGCATGGGCTGGTGGCATTCTGGACAATAAAGGGAAGTCAGCCAGGATGAGAAAGGTCCCAAGAAAAGTAAGCAAtttaaaatgctgtttaaaaAGATGCataacagaggtgcctgggtggccagtcaagtgtctgactttggctcaggtcatgatctcacagctcatgagttcgaggcccacggaaggctctgtgctgacagctcggagcctggagcctactttggattctgtgtctccctctctctccgctgctaccctgcttgtgcacatgctctctgtctctctctttctttctctctctctcaaaataaataaatgttttttcaaaatcttaaaaaaaaaaaaaaaaagatgcatgacaaattagagaaagagagatggacaAGAAGGAATAATGTCCCTTCCCGCCTCTAGAAATTATATGGACATGATGACAGAACTTTGGTAGGCATCATGAAACTTTGTGGAATGCAAAGCTAATCTGAGGACAAAACCTGAATACAGCAAGGATGGGTGGTAAAGTAGAAAGGCCTGGGTCCTTGATGAGCTACTGAATTAatcgacctttttttttttttttttttttttttttttttttttaatttttttttttcaacgtttatttatttttgggacagagagagacagagcatgaacgggggaggggcagagagagagggagacacagaatcggaaacaggctccaggctccgagccatcagcccagagcccgacgcggggctcgaactcacggaccgcgagatcgtgacctggctgaagtcggacgcttaaccgactgcgccacccaggcgccccaatcgaccttttttttaatgtttatttattttgagagaatgagcaagcataagtgggggaggggcagatagaggggtagaaagagaatcccacccaagggggctctgtgttgtcaatgAGGAGCCCTAGAAGGGGCTCAGTcccgggaaccatgagatcatgacctgagccaaaatcaagagtcaggtgcttaaccatctgagccacccaggcgccccttaaccaatctttttatgtgaaataattaATTTCATTATTGTTAAGGCCAgtttaagttttcttttacttagaGCCCAAgcatcatacataaaaataaaaacaaaaacaaaaaacaaaaaacaaaaaaactagttCAAATTCTAGCTTCACTAGAGATATGGACCTTAGCCAAATTCATCTcattaaccctcagttttcttatccataaaatgaggaCATTACTGTTACTTCTTCTTTGAGTAGGACAAAATAGATAGCAGGACAAGATAGTAGCACGAGATGATACAAAAAGAGCAACTGGCCCAGTGTTTGCTTATGTTAAGTGCTAACTAAACAGCAATTCATAGTGTTTGGTTGGAATTTGTTgggaatgggagacaggaaaagagCTGAGAACAGTAACAGAGGTTGGGGGCTCAGGGGAAAGAGTGTGATGCTGAGAAAATGAAAGTTCAAACTTAAGTTGGAGTATACATTAGAATGTAGAgactagggacacctgggcgactcagttaagcgtctgacttcagctcaggtcatgatctcacagtttgtgagttcgagccccacatcgagctctttgctgacagcgcagagcctggagcctgccttggattccgtgtctccctctttctctgcccctcctccgctggcactctgtctctctctctctcaaaaataatatttttaaattttattttaaaataaacgtATAGACCAGAACAAATTCTGTAGAACAGACCATGGCAGTTAGAATCAGTGTGTGAGTTAATACCCACTGCATACAGTTAGTCTTAGATTTGTGTTTGTGAAGAAGCAGTCTACTCCTATTGGTGAAATGGCCTGTAACTATTATTGTTTCCATCTGTGTAGACAATATTTCTAAGATCTGTGAAGATCAGAAAGGTGTTCTAACCTAGGAAGGAAGTGAAAGAACTAGCTAAGGGGCCCATAGGAATGCTCATTGCCTCTGTGCCCCATTCCAGGGGACGGTCGTCATGGCAACCCAACCACAACTTGCTCTTGGTGGACACTGCAAACCCAGTGTTGGTGCAGAGAATGTTTCACTAGGATTCCACCCATCCATGAAATGAAGGTCCAGTTAGGAAAGCCACATCAGTGCCCTGCCTGTTCCACACAGCCTGTTAGGTCTCCAAAACAGCAGTCTATAACTTTCTGTGGCTCTGCCTTTGATCCTGACCAGGAATTGCTGTAAAATTTCATGTAagtacaaatatcaaatcattatgttgcacacctgaaactaatataatgtcatatgtcaactatatctcaattttttaaaatcaatcagAATATTTATCAAACAAAAATTTCAGATGGATCCCAGGTCAGTCATTTGATTGTAAGACAATACGGGCAAGCACAAATCCCCTCTATGaggataaatggaaagaaaatcatggggcctttgaaaaaaatttctcagATCAAGAGACCATCAAAAGTGAAACaagaagtgaaaagaataaaCTCCAAAAGATTACAGACAACATGAAAccctttttaaattcaagtaaataGATAAAAACGATCCAATAAttctaatgaaaatattaattcaaaagatatatgcacccctatctatgttcattgcagtattatttataatagccaacatacggaagcaacctaagtgtctgtcagtaagatgaatggataaagatgtggtgtgtatatatacacaatgcagtattactcagccatagaaaaagaaatcataccatttgcaacaacctggctgaacctagagggtattatgctaagtgaagtaagtcagaccaagaaagacaaatgccacataatttcacttatatgtagaatcaaaaaaacaaaacaaaacaaatgaatgaacagactCATAAGAACAAAGtgttggttgccagaggggatgggcaaaataggcaaaaagaaatatacagagagggagagatgcaATAAACctacataaaaaggaaagcaaggtaATGATGGGCATGAGTTTCAGATGCTTACCTCACATGAAGTGAGACAAAATGAGAGAGGAGACCATACAGTGAGATGTACATTAATGTCAAGATCCcagtttttgtttgggatggTGGTTTCATAAATTCTTATTATTACACATTAAGAAGAAATCAATCAAAGCATCAACAAATGATGAGACTATATCATAAACCAAAGATTATGATAACCCAAATCTTAGCATTTGACATCCAAGAGGTAGGGTGGGGATGGAAGGAATCCAAGTAGAAACGACCAGAAATGGTGGTATTGACTAGAAGACTTTAATATACTTTTCTGTCTTTAGTAACTCAAGaagtcaaaatattaaaaaggaataccAGAATATGAATAAGGATGACTTATTAACTATACACAGGGGACTTTAAAAACTGGTCATATAGTCTAGTCCTAACTAGAACATGGGATGGGTAATACAGGTCTGTGCAAATTACTTAAAGTCTTTGagccacatctgtaaaatgaaagagatGCATTGGATGGCTATTAAGACTTTTTccagttctggggcacctggctggctcagtcagtggagcatgtaactcttgatctcggggttgtgactttgagccccatactgggtgtggggattacttaaaaataaaatctttaaaggaaaaaaaaaaaaaagattccttccaGTTCTAACTCCCTTATCTATTTaccagtgaaaatattttatgggcttaaaaaacacatgttttaaaaaataatagaaattttggCATGCTCTCAGAGTAATTCCTAAATGCAACTATATTTGTAAAATCTCATATGCTTCAATGatctttaaaatgtgcattttcctCTTAGCATGCAGCTTCAATTGAATCTTATTCAACTATTAGTTGTCCTGAAAATAGGCCACTATCAATATCACAGAGGATggatcaaaggaaaggaaatggtacagtctctttctggctttttttaaaagtttatttatttatttgcgggggggagggcagagagagagagggaaagagagagaatcccaagcagaatacgtgctgccagcgcagagcccaactctgggctcgatttcttgaaccatgagatcatgatctgagccaaaatcaagtcagatgcttaaccaactgagcctcccaggcgcccctccttctggcatttttatatgtatagtaTTCTTAAAATCCACAAGGatcaatattaatttattcagtcaACTAACTTTTATTGAACATCTCTGTCAGGCAATTACATTCTGGTcaatacagagatgaataaatgaattaaacataatTCCTAACCACAGTGATTTTACAACtttaaagaagagacagagatacagagaaagtcaaaatacaataaattgccacaatagagatttaaaaaaaaaaaaaaattaccttaagccacaaagaaaaatctcaaaaatcccAACAAGCACAAAATAAGCCACATTTTTTCACACAAACACAATAAACCTGTAAacggaaaataaaaattaggttaaccaaacaaaaaaaaaacaacactaagacattttttaaatgccctcTTAAATAATTCttggagcaaaagaaaaaaagtatgattACATACCATCATTTAGAGATAAATAACAACTGAGAACTCAATCAAATCTTTATTGAGGCaagttttaacgtttatttatttttgagtcagagagacagagcatgaacgggagaggggcagagagagagagggagacacagaacgggaagcaggctccaggccctgagccatcagcccagagcccaacgtggggctcgaactcacggaccgcgagatcgtgacctgagctgaagtcggacgcttaaccgactgagccacccaggaggccctatTGAGGCAAGTTTTAGCCTCAAGTGCATACTGACATCATGACTAAGGACATAGGCTCAGTTCTGGATCTGTCACTTACTAACTATACAACCTTGGGTAAATTAGTAAACTCTCTGGATCTCTTTTCAtggtgagtaggagaggggcagagagagagggaggcacagaatccaaagcaggctccaggctctgagctgtcagcacagagtccaacccagggctggaatccatgaaccgcaagatcgtgacctgagtggagatcagacatttaactgactgagccacccaggcatccctacaacAGTGATTTCTTAAGCAGGAATGTGCTTCAGAATTACCTagagtggttttttaaaatattcatggcTGGCCCCATCCAGGTTATTCTGGTAATTAGGGCactggtatattttttaaagttttaacttggaaaaaaaaaaaacctacagaaaaatcacaataaaaatataacctttggggcgcctgggtggctcagtcggttgggcgtccgacttcagctcgggtcacgatctcgcggtcggtgagttcgagccccgcgtcgggctctgggctgatggctcagagcctggagcctgcttccgattc
It contains:
- the FAM166B gene encoding protein FAM166B isoform X2, which produces MAMASTFIPGLNPQNPHYIPGYTGHCPLLRFSMGQTYGQMTGQLLRGVPGLAWPPAHRTLLPPIRPPPSPEVPRGRPPVRRGHERLSSSMIPGYTGFVPQAQFLFAKNCSQVWAEALNDFTQWSGGQRSQELPKEAKGEKDVGKDQEPKPESELEAEKELEPGQEAEQASPYSMDDKDPRKFFMPGPTLRTWACYLTMGAMFQGISSSSVARMGISPMMHWASAPSRSSSWYRCLDFRFCLPFLPIPAILLQGREVDRRVGGGTKKNGLEAEHLFY
- the FAM166B gene encoding protein FAM166B isoform X1, yielding MAMASTFIPGLNPQNPHYIPGYTGHCPLLRFSMGQTYGQMTGQLLRGVPGLAWPPAHRTLLPPIRPPPSPEVPRGRPPVRRGHERLSSSMIPGYTGFVPQAQFLFAKNCSQVWAEALNDFTQWSGGQRSQELPKEAKGEKDVGKDQEPKPESELEAEKELEPGQEAEQASPYSMDDKDPRKFFMPGFTGYVPRARFLFGSSFPVLTNRALQEFGQMYSRGRSQKDPRHLPPLSRTYPQNLGLLPNYGGYVPGYKFQFGRTYGHLTHDALGLSTLQKQLLV